A single Anas platyrhynchos isolate ZD024472 breed Pekin duck chromosome 17, IASCAAS_PekinDuck_T2T, whole genome shotgun sequence DNA region contains:
- the LOC139998953 gene encoding uncharacterized protein: MVNTETSSTTKDKKPLPPQIFENEPTQPPISLTPSIFKTGPYIIKNVGQQQILFNPSWSLKRVELALHINISEINSKCTTFLRTAYTGWLAWLHGRSLKQSQRVPRDATGLLGTGLGILNSIDAEVLMSRVTATTDDLRKLEQPIKSSLLALGANQWLLSDILPHWEQIEENDHQLIVNALGKAQGNTSLALSCIQAQLWIQSVAAAIIREGEGGTLPTEIRKLIWDNASEFEKEFQAWWQLVNFTHYAENDKIVAFILTISNATVYNVYPIIALGLNHNGTILYPKEHKVWAHQKGGKWQTIDVNACIVREQKGFICESNTLESQDICLDTEQNICHFEIHPNETLETVLIYIGKGCVCMRTHCDSIVVDDTVVDISNHSNVCVCNFTKILGCDFKYSAPVTSYQLIASNYILLHELLPTPIGMNLTLVKKLLVHEDLKQLMTQVRENGQKTLITVHHDAQEIHRVMERVQRDERHRWWDTLFGWSPAAKGIFNKMLHPVIVLLILTVLCFILTISLYVKLWFMMKRLASLHNVHTLDKPQSENVCDIPDIFQLS, from the coding sequence ATGGTTAATACAGAAACATCATCGACTACAAAGGATAAGAAGCCTCTGCCTCCgcagatatttgaaaatgaaccaACTCAGCCCCCCATTAGTCTAACTCCCTCCATCTTCAAAACaggtccttacataattaaaaatgtgggacaacaacaaattctctttaaccctagttggtccctaaaaagGGTAGAGCTAGCGCTGCACATTAATATCTCTGAAATTAACTCGAAATGTACCACCTTTCTGAGAACTGCCTACACCGGCTGGTTAGCATGGTTACATGGACGTTCTCTAAAACAATCTCAGCGCGTGCCACGGGATGCAACTGGGTTATTAGGGACaggattaggtatattaaatagcattgatgCTGAGGTTTTAATGAGTAGAgtaactgctactacagatgacctaaggaaattggaacaaccaataaaatcatccttattggctttaggagcaaatcaatggcttctatcAGATATTTTACCCCATTGGgaacaaattgaggaaaatgatcatcaattaattgtaaatgcccttggaaaagcccaaggcaatacctcccttgccttgagctgtatccaagcgcagttatggatacaatctgtagcagcagctattattagagaaggagaaggaggaactttgcccactgaaattcgaaaattgatttgggataatgcttcagaatttgaaaaagaatttcaagcttggtggcaattagtcaactttacccattatgcagaaaatgataagattgttgcctttatacttactataagtaatgccaccgtatacaatgtatatccaattattgcattaggactcaatcataatggaactatactttatcctaaagaacataaagtatgggcccatcaaaagggaggaaagtggcaaacaattgatgtaaatgcatgcattgtgcgtgaacaaaaaggtttcatctgtgaaagtaacacgctggaatctcaagacatttgtcttgacactgagcaaaatatttgccacttcgagatacatcctaatgaaacccttgaaactgtacttatatatattgggaaaggttgcgtttgtatgagaactcattgtgattctatagtcGTAGATGATACAGTGGTAGATATCAGTAAtcactctaatgtttgtgtttgcaattttaccaaaattctaggatgtgattttaaatactcagctcctgtcacttcttatcaacttattgcatctaattatattctgcttcatgaactgctgcctactcctattggaatgaacctcaccttggtgaagaaattgctggtacatgaggacctgaagcagctgatgacacaagtccgagaaaatggacaaaagactctgatCACTGTCCACcatgatgcacaagaaatacatcgagtgatggaaagagtgcagagagatgagagacaccgatggtgggacactttgtttggatggtcgccagctgccaagggaatcttcaacaagatgcttcaccctgttattgttctgctaaTACTCACTGTATTgtgttttatactgacaattagtttgtatgttaaactctggtttatgatgaaacGTTTAGCATCCCTACACAATGTACATACACTCGATAAACCTCAATCCGAGAATGTATGTGATATCCCCGACATATTTCAACTGTcgtga